From Bos javanicus breed banteng chromosome 5, ARS-OSU_banteng_1.0, whole genome shotgun sequence, the proteins below share one genomic window:
- the ACO2 gene encoding aconitate hydratase, mitochondrial, whose amino-acid sequence MAPYSLLVSRLQKALGARQYHVASVLCQRAKVAMSHFEPNEYIRYDLLEKNINIARKRLNRPLTLSEKIVYGHLDDPANQEIERGKTYLRLRPDRVAMQDATAQMAMLQFISSGLPKVAVPSTIHCDHLIEAQLGGEKDLRRAKDINQEVYNFLATAGAKYGVGFWRPGSGIIHQIILENYAYPGVLLIGTDSHTPNGGGLGGICIGVGGADAVDVMAGIPWELKCPKVIGVKLTGSLSGWTSPKDVILKVAGILTVKGGTGAIVEYHGPGVDSISCTGMATICNMGAEIGATTSVFPYNHRMKKYLSKTGRADIANLADEFKDHLVPDSGCHYDQLIEINLSELKPHINGPFTPDLAHPVAEVGSVAEKEGWPLDIRVGLIGSCTNSSYEDMGRSAAVAKQALAHGLQCKSQFTITPGSEQIRATIERDGYAQILRDVGGIVLANACGPCIGQWDRKDIKKGEKNTIVTSYNRNFTGRNDANPETHAFVTSPEIVTALAIAGTLKFNPETDFLTGKDGKKFKLEAPDADELPRAEFDPGQDTYQHPPKDSSGQQVDVSPTSQRLQLLEPFDKWDGRDLEDLQILIKVKGKCTTDHISAAGPWLKFRGHLDNISNNLLIGAINVENGKANSVRNAVTQEFGPVPDTARYYKKHGIRWVVIGDENYGEGSSREHAALEPRHLGGRAIITKSFARIHETNLKKQGLLPLTFADPADYNKIHPVDKLTIKGLKDFAPGKPLTCIIKHPNGTQETILLNHTFNETQIEWFRAGSALNRMKELQK is encoded by the exons GCTGAACCGGCCTCTGACCCTCTCAGAGAAGATCGTGTATGGACACCTGGATGACCCGGCCAACCAGGAGATCGAGCGGGGCAAGACATACCTGCGGCTGCGGCCTGACCGCGTGGCCATGCAGGATGCCACGGCCCAGATGGCCATGCTGCAGTTCATCAGCAGCGGCCTGCCCAAGGTGGCCGTGCCGTCCACCATCCACTGTGACCATCTGATCGAGGCCCAGCTCGGTGGGGAGAAGGACCTGCGTCGGGCCAAG GACATAAACCAGGAAGTGTATAATTTCCTGGCCACTGCAGGTGCCAAGTACGGCGTAGGCTTCTGGAGGCCTGGCTCTGGAATCATTCACCAG ATCATTCTGGAAAACTATGCATACCCTGGGGTTCTTCTGATTGGCACTGATTCCCACACCCCTAATGGCGGTGGCCTGGGAGGCATCTGCATTGGAGTCGGGGGTGCTGATGCCGTGGACGTCATGGCTGGGATCCCCTGGGAGTTGAAGTGCCCCAAG GTGATCGGCGTGAAGCTGACAGGCTCCCTTTCTGGCTGGACCTCACCTAAAGATGTGATCCTGAAGGTGGCGGGTATCCTCACAGTGAAAGGTGGCACGGGCGCCATCGTGGAGTACCACGGGCCTGGAGTAGACTCCATCTCCTGCACCG GCATGGCGACCATCTGCAACATGGGTGCAGAAATCGGGGCCACCACTTCGGTGTTCCCTTACAACCACAGGATGAAGAAATACCTGAGCAAGACAGGCCGGGCAG ATATTGCCAACCTTGCTGATGAATTCAAGGATCACTTGGTACCTGACTCTGGCTGCCATTATGACCAACTGATTGAAATTAACCTCAGTGAG CTGAAGCCGCATATCAATGGGCCCTTTACCCCTGACCTGGCTCACCCTGTGGCAGAAGTGGGCAGTGTGGCAGAGAAGGAGGGGTGGCCCTTGGACATCCGAGTTG GTCTGATTGGCAGCTGTACCAACTCCAGCTATGAAGACATGGGCCGCTCCGCAGCCGTGGCCAAGCAGGCGCTGGCCCACGGACTCCAGTGCAAATCCCAGTTCACCATCACCCCAGGCTCGGAGCAGATCCGCGCCACCATCGAGCGGGATGGCTAT GCACAGATCCTGAGGGATGTGGGTGGCATCGTCCTGGCCAATGCCTGCGGGCCTTGCATTGGCCAATGGGACAG GAAGGACATCAAGAAGGGGGAGAAGAACACCATCGTCACCTCCTACAACAGGAACTTCACAGGCCGCAACGACGCAAATCCTGAGACCCACGCCTTCGTCACGTCCCCAGAG ATTGTCACAGCCCTGGCCATTGCTGGCACCCTCAAGTTCAACCCAGAGACTGACTTCCTGACGGGCAAGGACGGCAAGAAGTTCAAGCTGGAGGCTCCAGACGCAGATGAGCTTCCTCGAGCG GAGTTCGACCCCGGACAGGACACCTACCAGCACCCCCCCAAGGACAGCAGTGGGCAGCAGGTGGACGTGAGTCCCACCAGCCAGCGCCTGCAGCTCCTGGAGCCTTTCGACAAGTGGGACGGCCGAGACCTGGAGGACCTGCAGATCCTCATCAAG GTCAAAGGGAAGTGTACCACCGACCACATCTCGGCTGCTGGTCCCTGGCTCAAGTTCCGTGGGCACCTGGACAACATCTCCAACAACCTGCTCATTGGCGCCATCAACGTGGAAAACGGCAAGGCCAACTCCGTGCGCAATGCCGTCACCCAGGAGTTCGGTCCTGTCCCTGACACCGCCCGCTACTACAAG AAACACGGCATCCGGTGGGTGGTGATTGGAGATGAAAACTATGGTGAGGGCTCGAGCCGGGAGCACGCAGCCCTGGAGCCTCGCCACCTTGGGGGCCGGGCCATCATCACCAAGAGCTTTGCCAGGATCCATG AAACCAACCTGAAGAAGCAGGGCCTGCTGCCCCTCACCTTCGCTGACCCAGCTGACTACAACAAGATTCACCCTGTGGACAAGCTGACCATCAAGGGCCTGAAGGACTTTGCCCCCGGCAAG CCGCTGACATGCATCATCAAGCACCCCAACGGGACCCAGGAGACCATCCTCCTGAACCACACCTTCAACGAGACCCAGATCGAGTGGTTCCGCGCTGGCAGCGCGCTCAACAGGATGAAGGAGCTGCAGAAGTGA